A genomic segment from Andrena cerasifolii isolate SP2316 chromosome 7, iyAndCera1_principal, whole genome shotgun sequence encodes:
- the LOC143371835 gene encoding N-acetylneuraminate lyase, whose product MPKVPFRFRGLIAPVLTPFNNDSTRTVNLSIIPSYAEYLARKRVTGVLINGTTGEGTSMSVAERKLVAEAWAKAVKTTKQHLMVQIGGAPLPDVLELAKHAESIKADSILCLPELYFKPATSEQLTEYLRLVGQAAPNTALLYYHIPMLTNVNVHMGEFLESLGEKLPTFVGIKFTSSNLEEGARALHAGNRKYVIFLGNDQLIGAACALGMDSFIATSINMLPELAQEILAQGGEGNSIGAREKQEQLSKVVIAISRHGSWVETMKVAMSLLTNVNAGPVRAPLKDLSAEITATMASGLRGLGLQVTV is encoded by the exons CACGAGAACTGTAAACTTATCGATTATACCAAGTTACGCAGAGTACTTGGCCAGAAAGAGAGTCACCGGGGTTCTTA TAAATGGGACAACTGGAGAAGGTACCTCTATGTCGGTGGCTGAGAGGAAGTTGGTTGCCGAGGCATGGGCGAAGGCTGTGAAAACAACCAAGCAACACTTGATGGTCCAAATAGGTGGAGCACCTTTGCCAGATGTCCTGGAGCTT GCAAAGCACGCTGAAAGTATCAAAGCAGATTCCATACTCTGTCTGCCAGAGCTATACTTCAAGCCTGCCACTTCGGAACAGTTAACCGAATATTTGAGATTGGTTGGCCAGGCGGCGCCAAACACTGCACTTTTGTATTACCATATTCCGATGCTCACTAACGTTAATG TGCATATGGGTGAATTTCTTGAATCTCTTGGCGAGAAACTTCCAACTTTTGTGGGGATAAAATTTACGAGCTCTAACTTGGAGGAAGGTGCTAGAGCATTGCATGCTGGTAACAGGAAATACGTGATCTTCCTTGGAAATGACCAG TTAATAGGCGCCGCCTGTGCGTTGGGGATGGACTCGTTTATAGCCACTTCCATAAACATGCTTCCTGAACTCGCGCAGGAAATTCTTGCGCAAGGGGGAGAAGGAAATAGCATCGGAGCGAGGGAGAAGCAAGAACAGCTGTCAAAAGTTGTTATCGCCATATCGAGACACG GTAGCTGGGTGGAAACTATGAAGGTAGCCATGTCTTTATTAACTAATGTCAATGCTGGACCTGTACGCGCACCTCTGAAGGATCTGTCTGCGGAAATTACGGCAACGATGGCAAGCGGATTACGTGGTTTAGGATTGCAAGTAACAGTGTAA